Proteins co-encoded in one Opitutus terrae PB90-1 genomic window:
- the rpmC gene encoding 50S ribosomal protein L29: MTPKEIRELAPAELPTKIRELREQLLQLKLRKQTGQVEKTHELRSLRKDIARLETALTASKKKAAA, from the coding sequence ATGACTCCCAAAGAAATCCGCGAACTCGCTCCGGCCGAGCTGCCGACCAAGATCCGCGAACTCCGCGAACAGCTGCTGCAGCTCAAGCTGCGCAAGCAAACCGGTCAGGTGGAAAAGACCCACGAGCTGCGCTCGCTCCGCAAGGACATCGCCCGGCTCGAGACCGCCCTCACCGCCTCCAAGAAGAAAGCCGCCGCCTAA
- the rplP gene encoding 50S ribosomal protein L16, which produces MALAPARTKYRKSQKGSRAGNAKRGNTLAFGEFGLQSLTRGPMTGQQIEAARVTISRHLKRKGKLWIRVFPHKPITKKPAEVRQGQGKGPVEFYIAQIRPGAVLFELAGVPATTAKEAFRLADAKLPFHCRFIAREGAVV; this is translated from the coding sequence ATGGCTCTCGCACCCGCCCGCACCAAATACCGCAAATCCCAGAAGGGCTCCCGCGCCGGCAATGCCAAGCGCGGCAACACGCTCGCTTTTGGCGAATTCGGCCTGCAGTCGCTTACGCGCGGCCCTATGACCGGTCAGCAGATCGAAGCCGCCCGTGTCACCATCTCGCGCCACCTGAAGCGCAAGGGCAAACTCTGGATCCGCGTCTTCCCGCACAAGCCGATCACCAAGAAGCCCGCGGAAGTCCGCCAAGGCCAAGGCAAAGGCCCGGTCGAGTTTTACATCGCCCAGATCAGACCTGGCGCGGTGCTGTTCGAACTCGCGGGCGTGCCCGCCACGACTGCGAAAGAGGCGTTCCGCCTCGCCGACGCCAAGCTGCCGTTCCACTGCCGCTTCATCGCCCGCGAGGGCGCCGTCGTCTAA
- the rpsC gene encoding 30S ribosomal protein S3 — MGQKTNPTGFRLAVRRNWQSRWYATKKDFPKLLEEDQIIREKLMEKLKQASVPRIFIERASNRVRVKIYTARPGIVIGRKGQEIEKIKEELAKLTGKEILLDIQEVKKPEIEAQLVAENVALQLERRIAFRRAMKKAVEMAMTLGAEGIRIQCSGRLGGADIARREWQRKGRVPLHTLRENIDYGFSEAHTVYGKIGVKCWICKKESDNN, encoded by the coding sequence ATGGGCCAAAAGACCAATCCCACCGGCTTCCGCCTCGCCGTCCGCCGCAACTGGCAGTCCCGCTGGTACGCGACGAAGAAAGATTTCCCGAAGCTCCTCGAGGAGGACCAGATCATCCGTGAGAAGCTCATGGAGAAGCTGAAGCAGGCCTCCGTGCCGCGCATCTTCATCGAGCGCGCCTCCAACCGCGTCCGCGTCAAGATCTACACCGCGCGCCCCGGCATCGTCATCGGCCGCAAGGGCCAGGAAATCGAGAAGATCAAGGAGGAGCTCGCGAAGCTCACCGGCAAGGAGATCCTCCTCGACATCCAGGAGGTGAAGAAGCCCGAGATCGAGGCGCAGCTCGTCGCCGAGAACGTCGCGCTGCAGCTCGAGCGCCGCATCGCTTTCCGCCGCGCCATGAAGAAGGCCGTCGAAATGGCCATGACGCTCGGCGCCGAGGGCATCCGCATCCAGTGCTCCGGCCGTCTCGGTGGCGCGGATATCGCCCGCCGTGAATGGCAGCGCAAGGGCCGCGTGCCGCTGCACACCCTGCGCGAGAACATCGATTACGGCTTCTCCGAAGCCCACACCGTTTACGGCAAGATCGGCGTCAAGTGCTGGATCTGCAAAAAGGAGTCCGACAACAACTGA
- the rplV gene encoding 50S ribosomal protein L22, whose translation MEVQALTRYARMSPKKMRDISRIIQGRKAAEAADYLALIPRKSARLIAKTLRSAIANAENNNNLSADALTVKLALIENGPVLKRFKAGARGSAMPRRKKMAHIRIVLTDGNSN comes from the coding sequence ATGGAAGTTCAAGCCCTCACTCGTTACGCGCGGATGTCGCCCAAAAAGATGCGCGACATTTCGCGGATCATCCAAGGCCGCAAGGCCGCGGAAGCCGCCGACTACCTCGCGCTCATTCCGCGCAAGTCCGCGCGGCTGATCGCGAAGACGCTGCGCAGCGCCATCGCCAACGCCGAGAACAACAACAATCTCTCGGCCGACGCGCTCACCGTGAAGCTCGCGCTGATCGAGAACGGCCCCGTGCTGAAGCGCTTCAAGGCCGGCGCGCGTGGTTCCGCGATGCCCCGCCGCAAGAAAATGGCGCACATCCGCATCGTGCTCACCGACGGCAACTCGAACTAA
- the rpsS gene encoding 30S ribosomal protein S19, which produces MSRSIKKGFFVDYHLLEKIEKANKAGAKKPIQTWSRRSTITPDFVGHTFSVHNGKAFIAVYVTENMVGHKLGEFALTRIFKAHGGMTRKEI; this is translated from the coding sequence ATGTCACGTTCCATCAAGAAAGGCTTCTTCGTCGACTACCACCTGCTCGAGAAGATCGAGAAGGCGAACAAGGCCGGCGCCAAGAAGCCCATCCAGACCTGGTCCCGTCGCTCGACGATCACGCCTGATTTCGTCGGGCACACCTTCAGCGTGCACAACGGCAAGGCCTTCATCGCCGTCTACGTCACCGAGAACATGGTCGGCCACAAGCTCGGCGAGTTCGCGCTGACGCGCATCTTCAAGGCGCACGGCGGCATGACGCGCAAGGAAATCTAA
- the rplB gene encoding 50S ribosomal protein L2, giving the protein MAIHSFRPLTPAGRFTSLNKREGLSKKRPQKALTEPKPKTGGRNVYGRITTRHIGGGHKQLYRIIDFKRDILDMPATVEALEYDPNRTSNLALVVYANGEKKYILAPEGLQVGAKIFASNKATTNDYNVGNNFPLHLIPPSTRVHAVELVPGRGAKIARAAGTGLELVAVEGDRATLKMPSGELRLVNAKCRATIGEVGNGDHNNQSLGKAGRRRWLGVRPTVRGMVMNPVDHPNGGGQGKSKGGGGRQQLVSPWGQLAKGFPTRRRSKQSNAQIIVHHNGRKPRGKK; this is encoded by the coding sequence ATGGCAATTCACTCTTTTCGTCCGCTCACGCCCGCCGGCCGGTTCACCTCGCTGAACAAGCGCGAGGGCCTATCCAAGAAGCGGCCGCAGAAGGCGCTCACCGAGCCCAAGCCCAAGACTGGCGGCCGCAACGTCTATGGCCGCATCACCACCCGCCACATCGGCGGAGGGCACAAGCAGCTCTACCGGATCATCGACTTCAAACGCGACATCCTCGACATGCCCGCGACGGTCGAGGCGCTGGAATATGATCCGAACCGCACGTCGAATCTGGCGCTCGTGGTCTACGCCAACGGCGAGAAGAAATACATTCTCGCGCCCGAAGGTCTGCAGGTCGGCGCGAAGATCTTCGCCTCCAACAAGGCGACCACGAACGATTACAACGTCGGCAACAATTTTCCGCTTCACCTGATCCCGCCGTCGACGCGAGTCCACGCCGTGGAACTCGTCCCCGGCCGCGGGGCCAAGATCGCCCGTGCCGCCGGCACCGGCCTCGAGCTGGTCGCCGTCGAGGGTGACCGGGCGACGCTGAAGATGCCGTCCGGCGAGCTCCGGCTCGTGAATGCGAAGTGTCGTGCCACCATCGGTGAAGTCGGCAACGGCGACCACAACAACCAGTCGCTGGGCAAGGCCGGCCGTCGTCGCTGGCTCGGCGTTCGCCCCACCGTCCGCGGTATGGTGATGAACCCCGTCGATCACCCCAACGGTGGTGGTCAGGGCAAGTCCAAGGGTGGTGGCGGTCGTCAGCAGCTGGTGTCCCCGTGGGGCCAGCTCGCGAAGGGCTTCCCGACCCGCCGCCGTTCGAAGCAGTCGAACGCGCAGATCATCGTCCATCACAACGGCCGCAAGCCGCGCGGCAAAAAGTAA
- the rplW gene encoding 50S ribosomal protein L23 produces the protein MQADQVLKLVRLSEKSNKLSSELGQYTFEVFKGTNKHQIAEAVEQTFKVTVKRVNVQNYRGKNKKSRTGRPSVGSDYKKAIVTLKAGDKIELV, from the coding sequence ATGCAAGCCGACCAGGTTCTCAAACTCGTCCGCCTCTCGGAGAAGTCCAACAAGCTTTCGTCCGAGCTCGGCCAATACACCTTCGAGGTGTTCAAGGGCACGAACAAGCACCAGATCGCCGAGGCCGTGGAGCAGACCTTCAAGGTCACGGTCAAGCGCGTGAACGTGCAGAATTACCGCGGCAAAAACAAAAAAAGCCGCACCGGCCGCCCGAGCGTCGGTTCCGACTACAAGAAGGCAATCGTGACGCTTAAAGCCGGCGACAAGATCGAACTCGTCTAA
- the rplD gene encoding 50S ribosomal protein L4, giving the protein MKLTVFSPDATKSTEQDFTLPTFEGDKGLQAVKEVIVAINANNRQGTHSTKTRGEVRGGGKKPWRQKGTGRARAGSIRSPLWGGGGVVFGPKPRDYSKKINAKVKQLAFSRALFDRASAGEIAVIEAFDSKATKTKAFNQILGRIAPKGKVLLVDAPFAAEAARASRNLERVTLQEAAKLNTLDLAQYQKIIVSSKALEAIIARVNGGKN; this is encoded by the coding sequence ATGAAACTCACCGTTTTTAGTCCCGACGCCACGAAGAGCACCGAGCAGGATTTCACCCTGCCGACGTTCGAGGGCGACAAAGGTCTCCAGGCCGTCAAGGAAGTGATCGTCGCGATCAACGCCAACAACCGCCAGGGCACGCACTCGACCAAGACCCGCGGCGAAGTTCGCGGCGGCGGCAAGAAGCCGTGGCGCCAGAAGGGCACCGGCCGCGCCCGCGCCGGCTCGATCCGCTCCCCGCTGTGGGGCGGGGGCGGCGTCGTGTTCGGCCCGAAGCCGCGCGACTACTCGAAAAAAATCAACGCCAAGGTGAAGCAGCTCGCGTTCAGCCGCGCGCTCTTTGACCGCGCCTCCGCCGGCGAAATCGCCGTGATCGAGGCGTTCGACAGCAAGGCGACGAAGACCAAGGCCTTCAACCAGATCCTCGGCCGCATCGCCCCCAAGGGCAAGGTGCTCCTGGTCGACGCACCGTTCGCTGCGGAGGCCGCTCGCGCCTCGCGCAACCTCGAGCGCGTGACGCTGCAGGAAGCCGCGAAGCTCAACACGCTCGATCTGGCGCAGTACCAGAAAATCATCGTCAGCAGCAAGGCGCTCGAAGCGATCATCGCCCGCGTCAACGGAGGGAAGAACTAA
- the rplC gene encoding 50S ribosomal protein L3 yields the protein MISSLLGKKIGMTQVYDAQNVLVPVTVVEAGPCAVVQVKTTETDGYNAVQIGFEQKKAKNASLAEKNHAAKASLADAPRVLSEVRLEAAPTLKVGDVVNVTAFAEGQLVDVIGVTKGKGFQGVVKRFRVAGGPASHGSMFHRRIGSIGMRQTPGRTWKNQAMPGHMGQLKRTVQNLRVVKIIPEKNLILVKGAIPGANGDDVIVRSAIKGQKPAQA from the coding sequence ATGATCTCATCACTTTTAGGTAAGAAGATCGGGATGACGCAGGTCTACGACGCACAGAATGTGCTCGTGCCCGTCACCGTGGTCGAAGCCGGCCCCTGTGCGGTCGTGCAGGTCAAGACGACCGAGACCGACGGATACAACGCGGTCCAAATCGGCTTCGAGCAGAAAAAGGCGAAGAACGCCTCGCTCGCCGAGAAGAACCACGCCGCCAAGGCCAGCCTCGCCGACGCTCCGCGCGTGCTGAGCGAAGTGCGCCTCGAGGCCGCGCCGACGTTGAAAGTTGGAGACGTGGTCAACGTCACCGCTTTCGCCGAGGGCCAGCTGGTCGACGTCATCGGCGTAACCAAGGGCAAGGGCTTCCAGGGCGTCGTGAAGCGCTTCCGCGTTGCGGGCGGTCCCGCCTCGCATGGCTCGATGTTCCACCGCCGCATCGGCTCGATCGGCATGCGCCAGACGCCGGGCCGCACCTGGAAGAACCAGGCCATGCCGGGCCACATGGGCCAGCTGAAGCGGACCGTACAGAACCTCCGTGTGGTGAAAATCATTCCGGAAAAAAACCTCATCCTCGTGAAGGGGGCGATCCCCGGCGCGAATGGCGACGACGTCATCGTCCGCTCCGCGATCAAGGGCCAGAAGCCGGCGCAAGCCTGA
- the rpsJ gene encoding 30S ribosomal protein S10: MKGQRIRIKLQGFDYRVIDQSALEIVETAKRSGARVSGPIPLPTRVEKLSVNRSPHVDKKSMEQFETRTHKRLIDIIEPTAQTVDELKKLNLPSGVDITINV, from the coding sequence ATGAAAGGTCAACGCATTCGCATCAAACTCCAGGGCTTCGACTATCGCGTGATCGATCAGTCCGCGCTCGAGATCGTCGAGACCGCCAAGCGCTCCGGCGCCCGCGTGTCCGGCCCGATCCCGCTGCCGACCCGGGTGGAAAAACTTTCGGTCAATCGTTCGCCGCACGTCGACAAGAAATCGATGGAGCAGTTCGAAACCCGCACGCACAAGCGGCTCATCGACATCATCGAGCCGACCGCCCAGACGGTCGACGAGCTCAAGAAACTCAACCTGCCTTCGGGCGTGGATATCACCATCAACGTTTAA
- the fusA gene encoding elongation factor G, with translation MSATAAPAITVVTDKAKVSPVNAKERPFPLEWTRNIGIAAHIDAGKTTTTERILFYSGAVHKMGEVHEGTTVTDWMEQERERGITITAAAISCAWNASVGPWKGIKQRINIIDTPGHVDFTAEVERSLRVLDGAVAVFCAVAGVQPQSETVWRQANKYKVPRIAFINKMDRTGADFFRAVKEMREKLKANAHPLFIPIGKEENFQGVVDLVQQVAYLFDETDALGLNPVTSAIPADLMDQAKEYRDKLLEAVSDFDDVIAEKYLGGEEISVAEFMLAIRKATVSLQFTGVVPGSAFKKKGIQRLLDCVVNYLPSPIDVPPMQGQDSDGKTIDVVVDDKAKVAGLAFKLWTDPFVGKIVFYRVYTGILNKGQSLYNPRTRRSERVSRLVLMRAMDREEIDKAYSGDICALVGVKEVITGDTLCDEDVDIRLEPPSFPEPVISMSIEPNSKGDQEKMGTALQRLVAEDPTLKVKTDPDTGQTILAGMGELHLDIIRDRMKREFKVEATAGKPQIAYRETVTKLADGEGKFIRQSGGKGQYGHVVVKIEPNEKGKGVEVINEIVGGVIPKEFIKPSTDGILEGTNNGAVAGYPVVDVKVRIVDGSFHEVDSSELAFKMAGIFAFKDAMKKAHPILLEPIMGVEVTTPEEYQGDLMGDINRRRGTIRGIENKAGACIINAHIPLETLFGYVTDIRSLSKGRASASITPSHFEQVPNSLLQKIVETSTKAPART, from the coding sequence ATGTCTGCTACTGCCGCACCTGCTATTACTGTCGTCACTGACAAGGCCAAGGTTTCCCCGGTCAACGCCAAGGAGCGTCCGTTTCCGTTGGAATGGACGCGCAACATCGGTATTGCCGCGCACATCGATGCCGGCAAGACGACCACGACCGAACGCATCCTCTTTTATTCCGGCGCGGTCCACAAGATGGGCGAGGTCCATGAAGGCACCACGGTGACCGACTGGATGGAGCAGGAGCGTGAGCGCGGGATCACGATCACCGCCGCCGCCATTTCCTGCGCCTGGAATGCCTCCGTGGGCCCCTGGAAGGGGATCAAGCAACGGATCAACATCATCGACACTCCCGGACACGTCGACTTCACCGCTGAGGTGGAGCGCTCGCTCCGCGTGCTCGACGGCGCCGTCGCGGTATTCTGCGCGGTCGCGGGCGTGCAGCCGCAGTCCGAGACCGTCTGGCGTCAGGCCAACAAATACAAGGTGCCGCGGATCGCGTTCATCAACAAGATGGACCGCACCGGCGCCGACTTCTTCCGCGCGGTCAAGGAAATGCGCGAGAAGCTCAAGGCCAACGCGCACCCGCTATTTATTCCGATCGGCAAGGAGGAGAACTTCCAGGGCGTGGTCGATCTCGTGCAGCAGGTGGCCTACCTGTTCGACGAGACCGATGCGCTGGGACTCAACCCGGTGACGTCCGCGATCCCGGCCGATTTGATGGACCAGGCCAAGGAGTATCGCGACAAGCTGCTCGAAGCGGTGTCCGATTTCGACGACGTCATCGCCGAGAAGTATCTGGGCGGCGAAGAGATTTCGGTAGCCGAGTTCATGCTCGCGATCCGCAAGGCGACGGTGTCGCTGCAGTTCACCGGCGTGGTGCCAGGCTCGGCCTTCAAGAAGAAGGGCATCCAGCGGCTGCTGGACTGTGTGGTGAACTACCTGCCCAGCCCGATCGACGTTCCGCCCATGCAGGGGCAGGACAGCGACGGCAAGACCATCGATGTCGTCGTCGACGACAAAGCGAAGGTCGCGGGCCTGGCGTTCAAGCTCTGGACGGACCCGTTCGTCGGCAAAATCGTTTTCTACCGCGTTTACACCGGCATCCTCAACAAGGGCCAGTCGCTCTACAATCCGCGCACCCGCCGCAGCGAGCGCGTCTCCCGCCTCGTGCTTATGCGCGCGATGGATCGTGAGGAAATTGACAAGGCCTATTCCGGCGACATTTGCGCGCTGGTCGGCGTCAAGGAGGTCATCACCGGTGACACGCTGTGTGACGAGGATGTGGATATCCGCCTCGAACCGCCGTCCTTCCCCGAGCCCGTCATCTCGATGTCGATCGAGCCGAACTCAAAGGGCGACCAGGAGAAGATGGGCACCGCGCTGCAGCGGCTCGTCGCGGAGGATCCGACGCTGAAGGTCAAGACCGACCCGGACACCGGCCAAACCATTCTCGCCGGCATGGGCGAACTCCACCTCGACATCATCCGCGATCGGATGAAGCGCGAGTTCAAGGTCGAGGCCACTGCGGGCAAGCCGCAGATCGCCTACCGCGAAACCGTCACCAAGCTGGCGGACGGCGAGGGCAAGTTCATCCGCCAATCGGGCGGCAAGGGCCAATACGGCCATGTGGTGGTCAAGATCGAGCCGAACGAAAAGGGTAAGGGCGTCGAGGTGATCAACGAGATCGTCGGCGGCGTCATCCCGAAGGAATTCATCAAGCCGTCGACGGACGGTATCCTCGAGGGCACCAACAACGGTGCGGTTGCCGGCTATCCGGTGGTCGACGTCAAGGTGCGGATCGTCGATGGTTCGTTCCACGAAGTCGATTCGTCCGAACTCGCGTTCAAGATGGCGGGCATCTTCGCCTTCAAGGACGCGATGAAGAAGGCCCATCCGATCCTGCTCGAGCCCATCATGGGCGTCGAGGTCACCACCCCGGAAGAGTACCAGGGCGACCTGATGGGCGACATCAATCGTCGCCGCGGCACGATCCGCGGCATCGAGAACAAGGCGGGCGCGTGCATCATCAACGCGCACATCCCGCTCGAGACGCTGTTCGGCTACGTCACGGACATTCGTTCGCTTTCCAAGGGCCGCGCCAGCGCGTCCATCACACCGTCCCACTTCGAGCAGGTGCCCAATTCGCTTCTGCAGAAGATCGTGGAAACCTCCACGAAAGCTCCGGCCCGCACGTAA
- the rpsG gene encoding 30S ribosomal protein S7, with the protein MSRRHRAVKRQVEPDIRYKSPLVAHLVNVIMKSGKKNLAQRIVYGAFEKVSEKLEKGDPVDLLLGALENARPRLEVKSRRVGGATYQVPIEISFERQESLALRWIVDAASGRKGIPMKEALAAEIIDAYNNTGNVVKKKEDTHKMAQANRAFAHLRW; encoded by the coding sequence ATGTCACGCCGTCACAGAGCCGTCAAACGTCAGGTCGAGCCGGATATCCGTTACAAGAGCCCGCTCGTCGCGCACCTCGTCAATGTCATCATGAAGAGCGGCAAGAAGAACCTTGCCCAGCGCATCGTTTACGGCGCGTTCGAAAAGGTCTCCGAGAAACTCGAGAAGGGCGATCCGGTCGACCTGCTCCTCGGTGCGCTTGAGAACGCCCGCCCGCGGCTCGAAGTGAAGAGCCGCCGCGTCGGCGGCGCCACCTACCAGGTTCCGATCGAAATTTCCTTCGAACGCCAGGAGAGCCTCGCGCTCCGCTGGATCGTTGACGCCGCCAGCGGCCGCAAAGGCATCCCGATGAAAGAAGCCCTGGCCGCCGAGATCATCGACGCCTACAACAACACGGGCAACGTCGTCAAAAAGAAGGAAGACACTCACAAGATGGCTCAGGCCAATCGTGCCTTTGCCCACCTCCGCTGGTAA
- the rpsL gene encoding 30S ribosomal protein S12 codes for MPTINQLVRKGRRKVRTKSKSPALDGNPFRRGVCVQVMTRTPKKPNSAIRKVAKVRLTNGNEVISYIPDEGHNLQEHSIVLVRGGRVKDLPGVRYHIVRGTLDATGVEKRRRSRSKYGVKRPKAAK; via the coding sequence ATGCCGACCATCAATCAGCTCGTGCGCAAAGGCCGCCGGAAAGTGCGCACCAAGTCCAAATCGCCCGCGTTGGACGGCAATCCGTTCCGCCGTGGCGTGTGCGTGCAGGTCATGACCCGCACCCCGAAAAAGCCGAATTCGGCCATTCGTAAGGTCGCGAAGGTCCGGCTGACCAATGGCAACGAGGTGATCTCCTATATTCCGGACGAAGGTCACAACCTGCAGGAGCACTCGATCGTGCTCGTGCGCGGCGGCCGCGTGAAGGATCTCCCCGGCGTCCGTTATCATATCGTGCGCGGCACGCTCGACGCCACCGGCGTCGAGAAGCGTCGCCGGTCCCGCTCGAAATACGGCGTCAAGCGTCCGAAGGCCGCCAAGTAA